The genome window AGGAGCCAATCGGATACTTACTACGAATGGGTGGTTCCAGAAGAGTTAGCTTGTAGATCCTCTTCTCCGTGAGGCTGTAGAGGCAGGCAACATTTTCACCAGCAGATTCAGTGGTGTAGAGGAGGCACAGCGTCTGTGGCCGCCTATACCTCCCAGAGCAGCGTTGGTTGATGTACGCGATGTGCCACGAGGAGCATTCAGAGTCCGCACGTGCCAGGTCAGGGATCTCCAACATGACAAAGATGTCAGAAGAAAATTCTATATAATTGGGTCCTACAAAAACCTTTTTCCTTGTGATGATATGtgtcttctccctctctcccctcttCAGTCTAGCCGCTGAATCAGAGGGTATGTGGCTAGATCAAGATCTCACAAAGATCTTTCATAGAAAGGTATcatagaatttgcttccaaaGATGTTTATCAGGATCTCTTCTAGCAATTTCGTCGATTTGTCGTTCTCCATAGCCTCTTCCATGAGAGGTGGATGATCATATTCTTCAACTTTCTGGATTTTCTTCACTAAAGTGGGAGAAAAAGCAAAGGTCTTGGGCAAGGCTTCCAAGACCAGACGGCATGTTCATCATCCCGCTTCAGCTACACATCTCCATTGGGGAAAATCTCTAGAGGAAGATGAATGCGTTACTTCCTACAATTTTTGGGAGGAGCACACCGAGGGCAACCTCTGGATCTATACTTATAGATCAGCAACCCAACTAACAAATCCCTCTCTCCGAATTCGACTAGATGAGTGAAAATACGAATCCACAAATGTTGCAATTTGTTTGGAGCACGGATTTATCCCAAAAAAAGATTCGGACTTTCCAAGTGAACTCCAGCTATGATTCTGCTGACACTGAAACCAAAGGTAGAGCTGGACATGGCCCAAACCACAAACAGATCGCCGGCCACAGTGTCACCACCAGAGAGAGGGCTAGTCCACCGGTGCTTGTCTTGATGAAGGCGGAagcctgcggcggcggcgatggggtGAGTCATGGAGGCTAGAAGTTTGAGATGGAAAGTGAGACATGTTTAGTAGACATAAGTAGCACTAGTCAATTGATGTTCTATCTTCCGGGCTGGgtcaaataaaaatgaaaatctGAAGGCCTAAGGCTCAATTGGTCACCAGAATCAACACCTACCATTCGAACATAAAGATCTAAAGAACTACTCGCGAGCAGCTCAGCTCATATGGTTAAGCTAACAAGCTGAAAATGGGATTTGGTTCAGATTGTTAATACAACGAGCCAGAACCTATATAGCCCCTGAGCTTACAGTTGCAGGATCACACATGTTCCAAATCCATAGGAATTGAACGTCCAATCGATCTTACAAAGAGCAAACAATATTTGAGCGATGATGACAAAGCACTCTGTTCTAGCTCTCGTTCTGCTCTCTCATCTCTGTTCTGGTATTTTCACTCCTCTCTGTTCAGATATGTTCACATGCACTGAACACATGGAGACCTCGAACACATGCTCCGATGACCTCGAAGACATGCTCCTATGTCTTTGGTTGCTTGATGGATTCATGGAGCTCTGTTGTACTCAGGGTACTCATGGGGGAAGGGCCCTGGGCGGAAGGGGAAGGCGGCTTCGGGGCAGGTGATCGCATCGACCTCGGCACGACGTACTCATGCATCGAGGTGTACCGGAACGAGCACATGAACATCATCGCCAAAGACCAGGGCAACCGGATCGCGCCGTTGTGGGTGGCCTTTACCGACACGAGCATCTCGTCGACGAGGCTACCAAGAACCAGGTGCCACTCGAATTGCAGCACACCATCTTTGACATCAATCGCCTCATCGACCACAAGTTCGACGACGAGGATGTGCAGCAGGACATGAAGTCATGAAGTACCTACCATACAAGGTGGTGAACAAGGGTGGGAAGCCATACGTGGAGGTTCCCATGAAAGGCGGCAAGAGAAAGATGTTCATCCCTAAGGAGATTAGCGCCATGATCCTCTCCAAGATGAGGGACACGCTGAGTCCTACCTCGGCTAGCGGGTCACCGACGCGGTCATCACCGTGTCAGCGTACTTTAATGATGCGCAATGGCAGGCGACCAAGGACGCTAGCAAGATCGCGGGACTCAATGTGTCACGGATCATCGACGAGCCGACGGCGGCAACGATCGCATATGGGCTGGACAAGAAGGGCGTGAAGATGAACGTGCTGGTGTATGACCTCGTCGGTGGCACCTTCGACGTCAGCATGCTCAGCCTGGACCACGGCATCTTCGAGGTCACGAGGTGGTCGCCCCCAGTGGCAACACGCACCTCGTTGGTGAGGACTTTGACCAGCACGTCATGGACCACTTCATCCACCTCATCAAGCAGAAGCACGGGAAGGACATCAGCAAGGACTGGTGCGTGCTCGGTAAGATGTGCCGTGAGTGCGAGCGCATCATGCACACGCTCAGCAACTAACACCAAGTGCGTGTTGATATAGAGGCATTGTTCGACGGAGTTGTAACAATCTGAGACCATCATAAGTTCGGAATGTCACTCAAACTAACTTATATGGCtatcgaaagaaaaaaaatcgacAGTAACTCTTCTAAACCGGAGGTACAATTAGTAACAACATATAAGAGACATATAACAATTTATAGAACATCACACAAGCAATATAAAGATCCTAGGAAATAAGGAACAAACCTCGATCATatattcaagccaccatagGTCTAAAATATACATCAGAAGGCAAAGTATCGCTAACTAGCAGCATAATAAGTTTAACCAAAAGAGAAAGTTGAATATGCAAGCGCCATGCAGCTACCGTTCCCATATGCACGCCATCACCTCAAAAGGGTACATGGAAAGAAAGTagggtgagattcaaaaatctcagcaagtaaATTTGCTTTAACGAGCTATTTAGCCACATATGATTAAGCAACCATTTTTAATAGAAACATAGAGATAGAACAGACAAACATCTAAAGAATATGGCTAAGCCAGACCAATAGCAATACCACTAGTTATAATATCCTCAAGCTTAATCCTTCACAACCGCATCACATGTAAGCAAGAATTGAAGACTTCTATTTGGCATAATACAAATATGCGATCAAAAATATGAAACATCATATAAATGTGTATGCGTGTACGTTCAATGTTCATCCTCACCCTTACTCCTTCATAGACAATGTAAGGGTGTGTGCCGTATCCCCCACGGGTAACGTACAATGTTGTACCGGTACGATCGCGGTTATAAGATGGCAATGTAACTTTCGATGCATATGCATAACATGCTTCATTCATAACCAACAATATAACTTCCAAGATATGCTTCATAGTTCAAAATTTCACAATAAAGTAAAGAACAACCACAAACGATATATCACACTTATTGCACTTCATAATTCAAGAACCGAGTAAATTTCTGAAATGTAAACAATAGGTTAATAAGCTAATAAACAATATATTAGATTAGATGTATGCATTGCCATTAAAAGAATGGAGGCAATCAAATAACAGGTTAAAATGTAGTCATCtactacattcacttgccttcaccgatGATAAAGGCGCGCACTAGCTGCGACCTGGAGcggcaccacctgaacaaacacacaATTGGCACCAAGATGCCACAACGATAAAGTAAAAGAAGGCGCATGCTTCTACGTCCAAAACCCCGAAACCCGACAACCGAAGCTACGAAAAGATATCTACCAACTAGATCGCTAGACACCAAGTAAGAATCTCCTCTAGGTCAGTCgaagaccgaagaacaaggaacaACACACGGGCTAAACCTCGCCGGACACCAACACCAAAAGCGCATAAACTGCTTACCCAAAAAGAACAACGCCAACACCATCGGAAAGCCTACGACGCGAAATACAACTTCCATTACAGATATACACTCGCATCTAAGACCGGTTAGCCTCAAATTGAATTGATGAGCTACTCACTAAGCGGACCAACAACATACTTAACCGATGACACGGATGACCGATCTCAACCTCctacaagcatctaaggactacAAAGAGTAACATTTGGAACGGAATCTTAGaagccctcctcctccttctctcttcttctttctcttttctcccttcctcttcttcctcttttctcccttcctcttcttccttctttctttcatttcccctttcttcttctttcttccttttctttcttcttgccCGACTGGGCAACCCCTCCCTACTCCTCCCCCACCCCCTTGCCCGGCCTCCCCCCGGCCAGTAGCACATCGACGTCAGCCGGTGGAGGCCGGGCGACTGACGAGTGCAGCATAGGGGCACCCAGGGTTACGGTGACAGCGGGGCTAGAGGAGGCGATGGCTTAGGAGGCCAGGCTAAGATGGGCAGATGGGGGCGGTATGTGTGTGGGATTGGATGGGAGCCGATCCCCCATACCTTatcctcttttttattttatattacaGTCTAATTTTATTAGACTCGTCACGGACCCACCGAGTATCCAAACGTACTGTTAGATAGTAAAATGAAATcgtctcgatgagacctacgcATCCGCGGTTTTCGATCATCTTACCGAGCAAATATTTAAAAGGTTAAAATTTACACTTCCTCACGGTCCCGTGGTCAACAAAAGAATTtcacattattattattttttcgaGTATTACAGGCGTCGACTTCTCCTAGCCACTGACGCAGGCCAAGTTCGAGGAGCTCAACCTTGATCTGGTCAAGAAGATGCTGGGACCCATCAAGAACGCCATCGGGGACACCAAGCTCAAGAAGTCCGACATCGACGAGATCGTGCTCGTCAGTGGCAGCACCAGGTTCCCCAAGGTGCAGTAGCACGAGGATCTCGGTGAAGAAGTCGTAGGTGTTCACAATCTACGAGGATCACCAGACCACGGTGTCGATCAAGGTCTTCGAGGGCGAGCGGAGCCTGACCAAGGACTGCCGCGAGCCAACGGCATCCTCCACGTGACCGCGGCAGACAAGGCGGCCAGGCGGTCCAAGTCGATCACGATCTCCAACGACAAGGGCCGGCTCAGCCACGAGGAGATCGATCGGATGGTGCGTAAGGCCGAGGAGTTCGTGGAGGAGGACTACCGCGTCCGGGAGCGCGTCGACGCTCGGAACCGGCTCGAGAACTACGTGTACCGTACACTGATGGACGGCGGCATGGGCGGCAAGATCGGCGAGGAGGACAGGGAGAGGATGGAGGCGGCCCTGTCAGAGGTGCCGGAGTGGCTGGAGGCCTAGAGGAGCAGGACGGCGACCGGACGGCCGAGGAGCAGGAGTACGAGGAGAAGCTcagggaggtggaggaggtgtgCGGCCTGATAATCAAGCAGGTACGAGAAGAGCGGAGGCACCGCGGGCGggcaactatatatatatataatatgagAACCCATGTCAAGTGGACttttactctcttttttttttttgcaaggacGGCATGTAGTGAACTAGAATAACAGTTGCAACAATCTTGGATCCATAATATTTGATCCCGTACAGATGAAGAGGATGCATTGACATTTATACGTTTAGACTGTCAATGCATAATTCACTTCTCAAGGAACACACAAAATACATCAGCAAGGAGAAAAAAGGCGCCTGCGTTCGTACGCGCCAGACTACGCTAGCTCAGCCGTGCTCCCCTTCACACGCCACCGGGAGTGGGCTCGGCGCGGCGGACTCCGCGGCCTCCGCGCCGAACACGTACCGCGCCCACTCCGCGGCCTGCGCGTCGGCCTGCGCCTCCACTCCGCGCACGCCCCCGTCCGCCCACGCCGACGCGATCACCGCGGCGACGAGCACGACGACGAGCAGCGGCGACAGCAGAGACACCAGCCGCGCCGCATCCTCCGCCGCAGTAATCGCGTACGCTGCCATTGTTCCTCGGCAGAAGGGACCTAAGGTGTATGCGCCTTTCAGCTATCCGGCAATGACAAATGGACAGCAAGCATATATAGAGGACGCCCCGTGTAGCTTTCTCGTGCGCAACTACCAGCGCCATGGATCGTGTGAGCGAGCTCCGCAAAGAGGACGGCCTCGTCTTTCTTTTTTGCCTCGGATCATGAAAAGCTTCGCCATAACTCGAGAACAGCAGCATGACATGCGTATATTTGTCCACTTCACGGTTCCCTGTCTGTCCGGGAATTCCGTTCCGGCCATGGCGCTTTTGTGTCCACCGGTGCTCGTCCCGTGGGTATTGGTTGGTTGGGACTCCGGCGGTTGAGCCAAGCCATTAGCCCTGTACAGCAGCACCTCCTCTTAAGGTAAATCATTAGCTCGACATATGCGAAAATGTGGCGCACCAAAGCACCAATATACCAACGACTTACAACTTGCTGGGCAGTCTGAAACGATTGTTGGGGGTGAACAATTCTAGATGCAGTTAAAAATGATTCAAACTGAATTTGATGATGCCACATGTTACAGCAGGGAGTTTGCAGTACTACTGCAAAATTCCTAGCGAAATTATGAATTGTGCTAGCACGGAATGTAATTTGTGAAATTCATTTGAATTATGCATTTTCCTTGGAGTATATCATGAGATCCATCCCATCACAGGAAGGGGTACGATGAATGCAAGATACATGGAAGAAGGCAATGCTTgctctcattttctttctctaCTTTTTGGTAAAAAATACAGTAGAATTTCATCACCACTAGTCATCTATATTTCCTTCCAAGGGAAAATTCAGTACATACCAGCCAAATTTTCTTAGTATTACGATTTCAACCGAACCTTTTACATGTCTTATCGGCTACCACAAGGCAAAGCCCTATAGGCTATAGCTCAAATAGAGAGCCATCATCTTTTCTCCCCCATGTATCCTCGATGGTCCTACTCAAGAGCAGGTGCTACCTCAGTTGGATTACCTTCAAACACGTCAGCGTTTGATGATTCGGCTTCCTCAGGGAACTCCTGTGATTGGATTGATTCCTTGTAAGCAGGAGTGTCTCTGAAGTCCGTTGCTCCGTCATTGTAGGTAGCCACGGCGACACCGCAAGCAATGAGCTGCACAAGTAGGCAACATTGATTCACAAGTGAGAACCCACAAATTACAGTCACTTCTCTATTGCTGGAGAGTTAACATGTTTAGACAAGGAATTGTGAGTGGAGATCTTCCAGGGCAATCAGGTTCAACAAGGATGCATGCCAATCGCCAATTAACAACCATCGACAATGTTTGATTCAGTGTTGTAACTCAACAAAGAAAGGCTAGATTAGATCTTGTTAAGCAATACGCAAAGAAACAACGTCATATATGTTTCACCAACACATACTTACTACTACAACGAATTCTGATGAGCATGAAGTTTCAAATGTCAAGCTGAAGTCAAGCCCACAATATCACGCAGCAGTTTGAAACTACTCCACTAATGTTTACAGCTTATAATGGACTGTTTCATGATGACTTCTAGTGCAGAGCAATTCAACATGGAGCCATGAATATCTTGGATGAGACGAAAGATTTAGTTTTGAGCACTTGACTAACGAGCATGGATGACACAGCATCAAGAACACAGCGCGCAAGCGAGAACTTGAGGAGGTACTCACGCCGAACACGACGCCGAACGCCCACATGTACTGCACGAAGAAGCCGAGGGCCTCCCACTGAGGTCCCTCCCAGAAGTCAGGCGTCTCCGGCTCCGGCAGCTTCGGCATAGGCTCCGTCGATACCTCGAACCCCAGCGGCTCGCCTTCCCActccgccgccgcttccccCGCGGCCGCGGAGGCGTCCTCGTCCACGTCGGGCGCCgcgaccccgccgccgccgcggcgcttCTTGCCGCCGCGCTCCTCGAGGCGCCGCTGCGTGCGGGACGAGACGCCGCCCCGGCGCGCGAGCGCCACGTGCAGGCGGCCGCGGAGAAGCGGGACCGCGGCAcggacggcgcggcggcggacggcggccGTGCCGAACGGCGTGGGGGAGGTGAGGAGAGACATGAGGCTGGAGCGCGGCGGGGCAGTGTGAGACTGTGAGCGTGCGGGGTCACGTGGAGAGGCTGGAGCGCGGCGCGGAGCTCCGTTTGTCGACGCTTCTCGGGAGCTGCGAGGGCCGGGAGGGAGAAGAGataagatttttctttttctttctttctagttTCAGCTTTTGCTCGCATTTGCATATAAACCATTTCTATTATCCAATTTTCTGTTTGTGAAGGGTTAATATTTTCACCGTATAGCTTTAGCTCTTAGCTCCACGTCAGTGTTTATAGATTAAGATAAAGTAGTTtcaatctttatttttaaactaatatataaataaaatagttCACATAAACATTCTTAGTATACCTATAACTCTAAATTTACGAATTTTTAGAGTTAAAAATACTTAGCTCTATAAATTTTTGAAGTTAAAATTCTAACCAACAGACACTTCGTTAGATATTGAGTTTAGTATTCTAACAAGGACATCTCTTCGTTGTTATGTTCCTTGTTAGAACTTTGAGTCACATGAATCGAGTAGGCCCCATGGGAAAAGATTATGGAGTTAGACCTTTTAAAAAATCTCATTAACCTAAAGCCATATTTGGTTTAGGGTCAAGATGAGCCTTACATATTCGAATTAATAAAAGAAATCATCCCAAATAAAATAGGTCGATTGaaccaaaaataaaacaaaataaaagagGAAACCCCGCTATCAATTGCGTATCTTCTCCCCGttcaaatccttttttttttctagaatccTCTAGGAATCGTACTATTTTctgtaaaaatcatgttttctAAACAAATCCCAGACCTCCTCAGCATTTTAGAGTTTAAGCGGTTTGTCAAAATCGAGTTCTACTAGTCGATTTAGAATTGCTGGTCCGAACAGCCTCCATTGTGTTCATCCATTTCTATATGCATATCTGGAAAAAAGAATGGGTATCCATGGTCGTACTAAAATTATCATGCAGTTGTACAATGCATACACATGAAAGCGAAACAAAGGTGGAGACAAAGGGAGCATCCACCACCCACCGAGGCTGAATAAGTAACTATGAACAGAATAAATCAATGGTGTCAAGAACAGCTTGTCAACAAGCTACAAACGTGATCTTCGGTTCAGTTCACCAATCTAGGCTAATGTTCCTCGACAGGAAAAGGTTATCGATGTATTCTATAATTGGACTAGAAGCGTCAATGtatctcctcatctccttctgcacAGAGCAATCTGCAGGAACAATAGAGGGCATCGTTAGGACTTGAGAGTAATGATGTCTAGAATCTGAGATGGTCTAGCAATAAATGTCTAGAGTCCCTGAAAAATTCAAGACACTTTCGTTTCGAGAACCAGAAGTTCAAAGATAGATAGGCTTTTCCTGTTCTTCAAACATATGTGCGTTCTTGTTTGCTTACCAGTTTCGTTCAACCTCACTATCAACTGCTCCCTGCTTGGAAGAGTGTACATCCCAGCACCAACAGCCTTTCTGATCGCCCAGCTATGAAACGGCGCGCAAACCTGCCCGTAAGCTGTCGTGGCAGCATCATACAGTGAACAACCCCTGAAAAACACAAGTGCCGGAGAACAGAATTACCtgtcaataattttttaaagcGGAAGAAATACCTGTCAAGCATAGTACTCGACAAATATATATGCAATAGCTTACGAGCATCAACAGGCAATTGGCCAATAATTTTATCAGTAAAACAACCATTTCTGGATCAGACATTTGTCATGACAGAGTACAGGACAAATTGATGCCTTAAGATTCAGACAAGCGGCCTAGCTGGCCTGAAATGTGCTGCAGACTTTACTACGAGATGTTTGTGTTTGGGTGGAAGGAAACGTACTCGGTGGCGAGGAACTGCTCGAAGAGGGCCTTGatgaggccgaggccgaggcggaCCCTGCGCAGGTTCCGGGAGTGGCTGCCCTGCTTCTTGACGGAGTCGTTCTCGACGTCCTTGTCCAGGATGTCGTTCAGCGTGCCGTACGACTTGCCCGCACCGATGAGATCGTTCACCTGGATGGATGATTGTTCAAACGGGAAATCTTGCCGGGACTATTCATCGTGGAAAACCAAGAGTACGTCATTGGGAAATTTCAGTAGGCAACGTGAGCAAGTTTGATTGTACTAATAGACACCGACCATTGAATCCTAAAGAGAGTCCAGAAGCAATCTTCTGCAGGTCAAATAAACGCGGCAATGTTCTTTCCTGGAGCTTTCTTTTAGGAAAAGAATGAAAAGTATCGATTTTTCTTTGGGTCAATTTAATTTtgtgaaagaaaggaaaagatagAATAATCCAATTCAGAGCAAGGACGGTGGACGCTGCAAGAACCGATGAAGTCAAGGGACAAAAGTGGCAATCAAATCCACGCGTCGCTCGCACGATTTATCTCGTCGCCGTGTCGAATCTTGGATCTTTGTCCCAGAGATCGGAAGGACGGCACGAGCTAAGCAAAAAGAtcccaagaaaaaaaatacgaaTTGCCAAGAAGAATCGCGAAGCGGATCGCGGGACGGGTCGTCAGGCACTCACCTTGGTGACATACTCGATCTCGGCGAACTTGAACGCCATGCCGAGGGAGCTGAAGAGCACGGACACGAGCGCGCAGGTGTCGCCGAAGGGCGACAGGCGGAGCTCCCCGCCGTCGGCCACCATCCCCCGCGCCAGCTCCTCGAacgcctccgccaccgccgtcaGCGGGGTCTCCATCCCCTTCCGCTCCGccaccacggccgccgccgcgtcgcacAGCGGCTCCGCCGACGACCACGGCATCTGCGGTCTGAACCCGAGCATCCTGTCCTGTCCTCTCTGCCCCCGGAGCGTGCAGCCTAGGCGTGCGCCTGCCTGGCTAACCGTTGACGGGAGGTGGGGGTGGTGGGGGGCGAAGGACGCGCGGCTAGAGGACAGGCGCGCCCGGAGATATAGCGCGGCGAGGTGTGCAAACGCCTCCGCGCGCGGCTGGTCTGGCTGGGTGGGTTAAGGGCGGGAGGCTGGCTATGTATAGGGGGCGGCCGGAAATCAACCGTAGGTCCGTAGCCGAGGAGGGGAATCGGAAATTCGGAATTCGAGGGGCAGCGGTTTGGCTAATCGGATCTTTTATAGGTTTTGTTTGTTGTATTCTGGAAATTTTAACATAAGCGGTACTAAACGGATATAGTAAACTATCAGTAagtgtattttaaaaataaactgtATAATTTAGAAAGGCAGAATTTATTTATCATAGGATTTGACAGAAAGTGAAATTTAAAGAAACATAATTTGTATTTTATAGAATTTAAAAAAACGAATTGCTTTTTATAGGATTTGGGAAGGAGACGAAAAAAGTAGGTCCTTAACAGAATGGACAGGGACTGATGTGGAGGCAGAGTTAACTAACTAGttatttttattctaaaaaaataattaattaattgattgagttaaactaaaataattaattaattgattaaGTTTATTCCTAGTTTCGGAGAACCATCCTTTTTATATAGTATGCTCGTTCTCAAGTTAGAAGATGAACATCCTTTTTATATGTACTTAGTTAACATGCCTGTATGTTTTAATAGGAGCTATAAAAACTTCGTTTAGAAAACTTcactgagaaaaaaaaaggattcaTAAGGTAAACGGCGGGACCCATCACGTGGGTGCGGAAATTTTTAAtgcttttttaagtagtagtaAATACCCTCTCTGATTGTAAATGTAGATcattttagacttatgcaccatgattaagaaaatagatcaaatgatctagttaccttttatttattctgtattagaaAAAATAACGTATTCaattgtgagagtgatagtatttattaaacaagagtaagatgggaataaaagagaaaaaaaatacataaaagttcgagaataatttatatttagaggaTAGTTAAGGAGGCtaaaatgacttatatttataaCCAGAGGGATTAGTAGATTTCAATAGTGAGGAGGGTGCTTGGGAACAGCTTGCATCCCAAAACGTTCAGCTGCAACCTCTATAAATCGCCTATCACGCTACTCGTGACATTTTATTCACCCAATTTCACCAAAAAATCGAGTGAATTAGCCATTTGCTTAGAAGAAGCTCCCGGACATTCGTTTCCCTGTCATTATATTTTAGCACGCATGGATCGGAGCTGTCCCCACGTCAGACGACCGTGCATCGTTGTGGAGCACCGTTGGACACAGTCTGGACGCTGGACCTACCCCCAAAATGAAGATGACGGAATCAGCACAGCGATTTCCTAAAAGCGATCATTGTCGTCTTAAAAAACTGACCATTTTATCATAGCTGAATGGCTCCGAAGCCATACGTTATCACAGTATCAGTTGTTCAGCAGATTTGATGAAGGCCCGCATGTTTCAAATCGCTTAACCCCGGTGAAGCCTACCAAATATCTACGGCTCAAAGCACCGCAATCTCTAGTGCCAAGTCGTCCGAGCATTCAGCCGGGGGGCGACCGGGATCTCCTAACGTCGCGGATCGTTGTTGATGTGTGTAATCGGATTCACGTGTCAGTAACGACGTCAGGGGATCTCGGTCCTAGCCAGGGACTGTCAGCGGGTCTATTTGTGTGCACAGTCGAGATTTAGTTGGATATTAGGTTGTGATTGATTATTTGTATAGTATCTTATTCATATAGATGTATATGCAGATTAAgtagagttatatttgttaaaaaaagtgGTGAGTTGGgtatatttattttgataagTTGAGTTAAG of Phragmites australis chromosome 3, lpPhrAust1.1, whole genome shotgun sequence contains these proteins:
- the LOC133913143 gene encoding uncharacterized protein LOC133913143; the protein is MSLLTSPTPFGTAAVRRRAVRAAVPLLRGRLHVALARRGGVSSRTQRRLEERGGKKRRGGGGVAAPDVDEDASAAAGEAAAEWEGEPLGFEVSTEPMPKLPEPETPDFWEGPQWEALGFFVQYMWAFGVVFGLIACGVAVATYNDGATDFRDTPAYKESIQSQEFPEEAESSNADVFEGNPTEVAPALE
- the LOC133913142 gene encoding ACD11 homolog protein-like isoform X1 — its product is MLGFRPQMPWSSAEPLCDAAAAVVAERKGMETPLTAVAEAFEELARGMVADGGELRLSPFGDTCALVSVLFSSLGMAFKFAEIEYVTKSRQDFPFEQSSIQVNDLIGAGKSYGTLNDILDKDVENDSVKKQGSHSRNLRRVRLGLGLIKALFEQFLATEGCSLYDAATTAYGQVCAPFHSWAIRKAVGAGMYTLPSREQLIVRLNETDCSVQKEMRRYIDASSPIIEYIDNLFLSRNISLDW
- the LOC133913142 gene encoding ACD11 homolog protein-like isoform X2 — encoded protein: MLGFRPQMPWSSAEPLCDAAAAVVAERKGMETPLTAVAEAFEELARGMVADGGELRLSPFGDTCALVSVLFSSLGMAFKFAEIEYVTKVNDLIGAGKSYGTLNDILDKDVENDSVKKQGSHSRNLRRVRLGLGLIKALFEQFLATEGCSLYDAATTAYGQVCAPFHSWAIRKAVGAGMYTLPSREQLIVRLNETDCSVQKEMRRYIDASSPIIEYIDNLFLSRNISLDW